The Saccopteryx leptura isolate mSacLep1 chromosome 5, mSacLep1_pri_phased_curated, whole genome shotgun sequence nucleotide sequence gaggaaaaaagaggcggagaaaggagaaagggaactgAGTTGTGGAGAGAATGAGAATCTTGCACCTGCAGCCACACTGTCTGGGCTGACATTCAAATGGACTTCCAGAAACTTCCACCTGAACCAGGCTCGATTATAAGCCTTCTTCGCAGAGACTTGGGTGCCCAGCAGTCAAATCTCTGCTCTACCCTGCAGTCAAGTGTTAAAGCCGAGAGCGTTCTACCTGAAGGGTGGGTGGCGTTGGGGAGAGAAAGTTCCATCCCTTCTCTCTGGTGAGGGTGTGGGAGacggagggaagaagagaatgtAGGGGTCAATGCCTGAGGGTCTTGTCACCAACCCAGAGCGTCCCTGACCTACTTCTGTCCACACCCCAGGGCAGATGGCCCGTGCTTTCACACCTGACCCTCTCTGGGGGTCTGGGCGGCAGGCTACACCCACCTTTCCCCGACCTTCCGCGGGCCTGAGCCCGCAGGGTGACGTTGGCCCGGACTGGGGGCTGGTCATCCTGGACCACCCAGCAGGCAAACTCGCTCCCCTCCAACGTGGCCTCTGCCTGCCACGTGTGCTCCAGAGAGTAGGTCCCGTCCGGGTTCCTCATGACCTGCGGGGCCAGCACGGTCAGGACCTTGTGCCTGTCCTCCATCCAGGTGAGCTGCAGGTGGGAGGGATAGAAATGGCTCGCGTGGCAAGTGAGGTTCACTCTCTGATGGGGGGTGTATGCTTCAGAGGGCTCGGTGGTGACCTTCACGGTGGGGACAACTAGACAGAGGAACGGAGAGAAACATCTGTTGAAATGACACCTGCGTGCCTGCCCTGTATGTTTCTCTCCCCTCGGGACGAGCCACAGAGAAGACCCCTCACTCTTTCAtcagttaccttttttttttttctttaagaaatatatattttttccctgtaTGCTCAATGTAAGGCAAATGGAGCCAAATGTTAGTAGTCATTAAGTAGGGGTAGGGGGACATGGAGGTCTGGggtattattttctgtatgtttgaaatatttcatatcatgaaatataattttaagaattactaaggccctggccggttggcttagcagtagagcatcagcccagcatgtggaagtccctagttcgattcccggtcagggcacacaggagaaacgaccatctgcttctccaccctttcccctcccccttctctctccctccttctctctctctctctctctctctttatctctctttctctctcttctcctcctgcagccatggctcaaatggttcaagcaagttggtcctaggcactgaggatgggtccttggccttgcttcaggcactgaaatagcttggttgctgagcaacggagcagtggccccatatgggcagggcatcactctgtaggggccttgctgggtagatccaggtcagtcagggtgcatgtgggagtctatctctcggcctccctgcctccccacctctcacttaattaaaaaaaaagaagaagaattactAAACATAATGCTCATGAGGATAAGGACTCGATTTTAGTCACTGCTATATCCTTGGCacttagaacagagcctggccCACAGCTGCTATAGTCACTGCTGTATCCTTGGCacttagaacagagcctggccCACAGCTGCTATCCATGTGTcgaatgaataataaatatttagaatgagTAAATAATAACAATGACAGTAATAGGATAGGTTTGAAATGGAACGTTGGGccagataataataatatcaaactCTCATAAGCAGCTTACTgtgtggcaggcactgttctagatgcTTTATAAGGAATAAGTCATTTCATCCTGACATGAAACCTGTGAGATTGGTCTTCATTTTATTCCCTCTCTAAGAGGAAATGGAGACACAAAGAGGCCAAGTAACTTACTCAACATCACGCAAGCGGTAACGCAGCGCAGAGGGTTAAACCCAGAGGGCCAGCCTCTGGAAGCCGTGCCTTTGACGGCAAGACTGCGTGACCAGCCCCGGCACCGAGGAGGTTCAGTTTCTCGTGGGTGACACGGGGCTTTGAGGGGAAGACTGCCCGAGGAGACGATGTCCCCAACCCTGCTGCTCGCTCACCTCGGAGCACTTGGGAGAGGTTCATGGTCCTACGCAGGGGCTCTGCCAGGTCCCCGTGGGTGACTTCACAGGTGATCTTCGATGAGACATCTTGGCGCACCAGCGTCACCCACACCTTACTGGTGATGGAGTAATTGCCTTTGCCATCAGTCACCGGGCGctgagaggaggcagggagctcGTCTCTGTCCTTCATCCAGGTGACGCTGAAATCCGAGGAGCTGAAGGGGCCAGCGGTGCAGTTGAAAGGCACCGAGTTTCCAGGGGCTGTCCTCTGAGCGGGGCCCGTCAGCGTCATCAAGGGCTGCCCAGCTACGgctacgagagagagagagagagagagagagagagagagagagagagggagagagagagagagactgcccGCTGAGAGCCGGCCACACCCGGCACCCCGCCGCCTGCCGGAGGTGCCTGTGTCATCAGGCCCTGGGGACCTACTGTGCGCCCTGTCTGGTTCCAGCCTCGGGGGGTTGTATACACGGATGATACCAAGTAAACCAGCAAATGTATCATTGCTGCTGGGGCGCAATGGCATCAGGGAAGCCCGAAGAGTACAGCAATGGAAAATGCTGGGAGGAATTATTCCAGCAGGGTGGTGGGAGGACTCCCCAGGGGAGGTGACACCTTGTGCTGAAACTGAAGAATGGGGAGGAGCCCACCATGAGAAGGGGTAGGGGAAGAACCTTCCCCCTCAGTGACCCTAATGACAATTGTCCCCCCTCATCCGCACACAGCACCCTGCGGTTCATTAAATACTGCCGGGTGTGTGTTTGCTCACTGCACCCACACCCCAGCTGGGGGATGCTGCTATGGTGGTCCCCGCTCTccagaggaagaaacagaggcGCAGAGAGGTTTGGTGACTcactcaagatcacacagcctaTCAGCGGCTGAGGAGGGATGTTAAAGCTGGTCTGTCTGCCTATAGGCTCAGCATTCTTCCCAGAATGCCAGAGAGGCCTCATCACGCAGgggttcctctctccctctgtctttcccaCCCTCCCACCATCTCTGACCTACACCGGGGGCGACCGGGACCTGGGGCGACCCAGACCAGAGCTGACGTCACAGAAACTGGGTGGGAGGTGGGCTCCTCtttccccctctgccccccccagcTCCTCATTCTCATGTCACACCACCCTCTTCCTGACCCCCGACTCCGTCATCTG carries:
- the LOC136406654 gene encoding tyrosine-protein phosphatase non-receptor type substrate 1-like, coding for MTLTGPAQRTAPGNSVPFNCTAGPFSSSDFSVTWMKDRDELPASSQRPVTDGKGNYSITSKVWVTLVRQDVSSKITCEVTHGDLAEPLRRTMNLSQVLRVVPTVKVTTEPSEAYTPHQRVNLTCHASHFYPSHLQLTWMEDRHKVLTVLAPQVMRNPDGTYSLEHTWQAEATLEGSEFACWVVQDDQPPVRANVTLRAQARGRSGKGRSGSSHVLQGPPQRSEPGTSIELTYTSSGIPSQQVKVTWLKNNLVLPDPQTSVRLSGDAYNVTSRVLVPLQGDDVFSHVLCYVQHRSIPIFRDTVSLDQYLRGKQRLFCPAGFVGLRMSLSRSFLI